From bacterium, one genomic window encodes:
- a CDS encoding ABC transporter substrate-binding protein gives MRRREFLGAVAAGAGLLALDRWHAILEVAAAEPARRGGTLTWAYTTIPIRMDPVWTQARTDSTTLSNICQGLVRANETATAVEPALAERWTVSGNGLTYTFYLRDTRFHNGKPVIADDVVASLERARTQGVYKWTLAEAKTIVKLNDKTVAIVLNSPVASMLARLAVLSNAVFPKEEIAATGQKEFTKPIGTGPFVVKEFVSNDHLTLEANPHYWETAPDGKPYPYLDQVIIKQVPEDTTKVLQIQAGNLNGAEAIPFSQLAVLKRDPRGQLLTFAQQQVYFLVVQTTRPPFDDVKVRQAMSLALDRKVYVDRATAGLAVPANSFMPRSGLFWNSRASLPFDPARAKQLMKESKYPNGRSGITLQLPSGSQLGRDNAVLAQQMWGDIGIQVQIQETDGAALVAAWYKGAYDAISGYQWTNGMMDPDQLVQFFFVDPRMNSGYQPSAHAVQLVKAAAEELDQRKREALYNEIQNIYNQDVGGTISLYYTPSVNYLTPNVRGFLRTPLSVPLYWKVSLA, from the coding sequence ATGAGGCGGCGTGAGTTTCTGGGAGCGGTGGCGGCGGGCGCAGGGCTGCTCGCGCTCGACCGATGGCACGCGATCCTCGAGGTTGCGGCGGCCGAGCCCGCGCGGCGCGGCGGCACTCTCACATGGGCCTACACGACCATCCCGATCCGGATGGATCCGGTGTGGACCCAGGCCCGTACCGACAGCACCACGCTGTCCAACATCTGCCAGGGCCTCGTCCGCGCGAACGAGACCGCGACGGCCGTCGAGCCGGCGCTCGCCGAGCGGTGGACGGTCAGCGGCAACGGCCTCACCTACACGTTCTACCTGCGCGACACGCGGTTCCACAACGGTAAGCCCGTGATCGCGGACGACGTCGTCGCATCGCTCGAGCGCGCGCGCACCCAGGGCGTCTACAAATGGACCCTCGCAGAAGCGAAGACGATCGTCAAACTGAACGACAAGACGGTCGCCATCGTGCTGAACTCGCCGGTGGCCAGCATGCTGGCACGGCTCGCGGTGCTCTCCAACGCCGTATTCCCCAAGGAAGAGATCGCCGCCACCGGCCAAAAGGAGTTTACAAAGCCGATCGGCACGGGCCCGTTCGTGGTCAAGGAGTTCGTGTCGAACGACCACCTGACGCTGGAGGCCAACCCGCATTACTGGGAAACGGCCCCGGACGGCAAGCCCTACCCCTACCTCGATCAGGTCATCATCAAGCAAGTGCCCGAGGACACCACCAAGGTACTCCAGATCCAGGCGGGCAACCTGAACGGCGCCGAGGCCATCCCGTTCAGCCAGCTGGCGGTGCTCAAGCGCGATCCGCGGGGCCAGTTGCTGACGTTCGCTCAGCAGCAAGTGTACTTCCTGGTCGTCCAGACCACGCGGCCGCCGTTCGACGACGTCAAAGTGCGGCAGGCGATGAGCCTGGCACTCGACCGAAAGGTGTACGTCGATCGGGCGACGGCCGGCCTCGCGGTCCCGGCGAACTCGTTCATGCCGCGCAGCGGCCTCTTCTGGAACAGCCGCGCCTCCCTGCCCTTCGACCCGGCGCGGGCGAAGCAGTTGATGAAAGAGTCGAAGTATCCCAACGGCCGGAGCGGCATCACGCTCCAGCTACCGAGCGGCAGCCAGCTGGGCCGCGACAACGCGGTCCTCGCCCAGCAGATGTGGGGGGACATCGGCATCCAGGTCCAGATCCAGGAAACGGACGGCGCGGCCCTCGTGGCCGCGTGGTACAAGGGCGCCTACGATGCCATCTCCGGCTACCAGTGGACGAACGGCATGATGGATCCCGATCAGCTGGTCCAATTCTTCTTCGTCGACCCCCGCATGAACAGCGGCTACCAGCCGAGCGCACACGCGGTGCAGCTGGTGAAGGCCGCGGCCGAAGAACTCGACCAGCGCAAGCGCGAGGCGCTCTACAACGAGATTCAGAACATCTACAATCAGGACGTCGGCGGCACGATCTCGCTCTACTACACGCCGTCGGTGAATTACCTCACGCCAAACGTCCGAGGGTTTTTACGGACGCCGCTCAGCGTGCCGCTGTACTGGAAGGTGTCGCTCGCCTAG